One genomic region from Pyrobaculum islandicum DSM 4184 encodes:
- a CDS encoding iron ABC transporter substrate-binding protein codes for MRKAIYLGIAVFVILALSAYYLSQQPGAVPQTTVPTAQTTAAATTTTTPPSTAGAVEVVDVLGRRVSVKAPVSRVVALGPGALRLVVYLNATDKLAGIEEIEKRPPRGRDYGYILWTKNLTSLPVIGQGGPDSPVNFEAIMKVGPDVIVMSPVLANSPDQVQEKTGISVVVVSYSNAVGGVNFTTLFQSLRTLGVVLGREERAEELVRYMEGLIQDLKRRTANITQKPKVYVGAISYKGGQPFESTMSKFPPLVLLNTPGVADRYGIQPGAKIDWEALLKEQPDVIFIDLGNYALVAQDFNKSRDKYCALKAFKEGRIYGILPFNHYWSNIATLFADAYFMGKVLYPEAFRDVDPVAKADEIYREFLGTPLYTAIAKDFKGGFRQLTEFKCGS; via the coding sequence TCCCAACAGCCGGGGGCTGTTCCACAAACTACAGTCCCCACAGCACAAACCACGGCCGCCGCAACCACGACGACTACGCCGCCTTCCACCGCCGGTGCTGTGGAGGTGGTGGATGTGTTGGGGCGGCGGGTGTCTGTGAAGGCGCCTGTGTCTAGAGTTGTGGCTTTGGGGCCGGGGGCGCTTAGGCTCGTGGTATATCTCAACGCCACAGACAAACTAGCCGGGATAGAAGAGATAGAGAAGAGGCCACCGCGGGGTAGAGACTACGGCTACATCCTCTGGACAAAAAACCTCACCTCGCTCCCGGTGATTGGCCAGGGCGGCCCCGACAGCCCCGTCAACTTTGAGGCTATTATGAAGGTGGGCCCCGACGTAATCGTTATGTCTCCAGTGCTGGCCAACTCTCCCGACCAAGTACAGGAGAAAACTGGCATATCCGTGGTGGTGGTCTCGTATAGCAACGCCGTGGGCGGGGTAAACTTTACCACTCTCTTCCAGTCGCTGAGGACGTTAGGCGTCGTATTGGGTAGAGAGGAGAGGGCTGAGGAGCTGGTTAGATACATGGAGGGTTTGATCCAGGATCTCAAGAGACGCACCGCCAACATAACCCAAAAGCCGAAGGTGTACGTAGGCGCAATCTCCTACAAGGGCGGCCAGCCCTTCGAGAGCACCATGTCGAAGTTCCCGCCGCTGGTTTTGTTAAACACGCCGGGGGTCGCAGATAGATACGGCATACAGCCGGGGGCCAAGATCGACTGGGAGGCGCTCTTGAAGGAGCAGCCTGACGTGATCTTCATCGACTTGGGGAACTACGCCCTGGTGGCGCAGGACTTTAACAAGAGCCGGGATAAGTACTGCGCTCTTAAGGCATTCAAAGAGGGGAGGATATACGGGATACTGCCCTTTAACCACTACTGGAGCAACATCGCTACGCTTTTTGCTGATGCCTACTTTATGGGTAAGGTGCTTTATCCGGAGGCGTTTAGGGATGTGGATCCTGTGGCTAAGGCTGACGAGATCTATAGGGAGTTCCTCGGCACGCCCCTCTACACGGCAATAGCCAAGGATTTCAAAGGAGGATTTAGACAGCTGACAGAGTTCAAATGCGGGTCTTAG